In Fundidesulfovibrio soli, the following proteins share a genomic window:
- a CDS encoding ribonuclease catalytic domain-containing protein, which yields MTKHPSIQSMASAGCIVEFLQGNEPQLAWVEQATGDKLHLFTLNKRESKLAASRILPWIGPRFEGAHNRESILEKLREHSRLREELAQGIDPLEIWELAQGEVTVSSPAWFAGLSFETPDVDRVAAMGRALLAVKTHFKFQPPNFEVYPAEVVERRLAEQAAARERELVVTAGQSFFHELWTGWASGRRKDAAKLAAQLDPAAAAKLKEMLKALLADQESPQWAPLWQQLRKGLPEHPQQPLILAQEWGLVPPHHNFLLDQAGYDPGDAWSEAFSGEIEAMRARIEAMRGEPDPARFLSVDSPTTRDIDDAFRVEPLPGGGWKVRMALARPTAAWNFESPLGQAVNDRATSLYLPEQTSHMLPEALGCGLLSLNAGQVSPALLLDWELDAQAAPQSFEPRLGWVRVEANLTYESVERGLESGQGDPDVAAAHQVAQALRAARIVRGAVILDRPEPKMSLCGPPEALRVELCRQEEHPKAQMTVSELMILANASIAAWAREREIPLLHRVQDVSIPHGYAGVWTSPVDMHRAVKQLSGATLEARPGRHASIAAEAYAPITSPLRRLSDLVNMAQVQHFLESGDPQHSREALAELLPRIAARLDAVGQVQRFRPRYWKLLFMQQNAREREFEAVVVEECGQLTALSLTELQMYVRVGREMLGGHAQPGQRFWVKLGKVDPLTNEFRVMSAREEEEKPDVGDWFPMDGKE from the coding sequence GCATCCGTCCATACAGTCCATGGCCAGCGCAGGCTGCATCGTGGAGTTCCTCCAGGGCAACGAGCCCCAGCTCGCCTGGGTGGAGCAGGCCACGGGGGACAAGCTGCACCTGTTCACCCTGAACAAGCGCGAGAGCAAGCTGGCGGCCTCGCGCATCCTGCCCTGGATCGGTCCCCGCTTCGAGGGCGCGCACAACCGCGAGTCCATCCTGGAGAAGCTGCGCGAGCACTCCCGCCTGCGTGAGGAGCTGGCCCAGGGCATCGACCCGCTGGAGATCTGGGAGCTGGCCCAGGGCGAGGTCACGGTGTCCTCCCCGGCCTGGTTCGCGGGCCTGAGCTTCGAGACCCCGGACGTTGACCGCGTTGCCGCCATGGGCCGCGCGCTTTTGGCCGTGAAGACGCACTTCAAGTTCCAGCCGCCCAACTTCGAGGTCTACCCCGCCGAGGTGGTGGAGCGCCGGCTGGCCGAGCAGGCCGCCGCGCGCGAACGCGAGCTGGTGGTCACCGCCGGGCAGTCCTTCTTCCACGAGCTGTGGACCGGCTGGGCTTCGGGCAGGCGCAAGGACGCAGCCAAGCTGGCCGCCCAGCTGGACCCGGCAGCGGCCGCCAAGCTGAAGGAGATGCTCAAGGCCCTGCTGGCCGACCAGGAGAGCCCCCAGTGGGCACCGCTGTGGCAGCAGCTGCGCAAGGGCCTGCCCGAGCACCCGCAGCAGCCGCTGATCCTGGCCCAGGAGTGGGGCTTGGTGCCCCCGCACCACAACTTCCTGCTGGACCAGGCCGGGTACGATCCCGGCGACGCCTGGAGCGAGGCGTTCTCCGGCGAGATCGAAGCCATGCGCGCCCGGATAGAGGCCATGCGCGGCGAGCCGGACCCGGCCCGCTTCCTGAGCGTGGACTCCCCCACCACCCGCGACATCGACGACGCCTTCCGCGTGGAGCCCCTGCCCGGCGGGGGCTGGAAGGTGCGCATGGCCCTGGCGCGGCCCACCGCCGCCTGGAATTTCGAGAGCCCGCTGGGCCAGGCCGTGAACGACAGGGCCACCAGCCTCTACCTGCCGGAGCAGACCAGCCACATGCTCCCCGAGGCCCTTGGCTGCGGCCTGCTGAGCCTCAACGCCGGGCAGGTCAGCCCGGCCCTGCTGCTGGACTGGGAGCTGGACGCCCAGGCCGCGCCGCAGAGCTTCGAGCCCCGGCTCGGCTGGGTTCGCGTGGAGGCCAACCTGACCTACGAGTCCGTGGAGCGGGGGCTGGAGTCCGGCCAAGGGGACCCCGACGTGGCCGCCGCCCACCAGGTGGCCCAGGCCCTGCGCGCCGCGCGCATCGTGCGCGGGGCAGTGATCCTGGACCGGCCAGAGCCCAAGATGTCGCTGTGCGGCCCGCCCGAGGCCCTGCGCGTGGAGCTGTGCAGGCAGGAGGAGCACCCCAAGGCCCAGATGACCGTGAGCGAGCTGATGATCCTGGCCAACGCCTCCATCGCCGCCTGGGCCAGGGAGCGGGAGATCCCCCTGCTGCACCGCGTCCAGGACGTCTCCATCCCCCACGGCTACGCCGGGGTCTGGACCAGCCCGGTGGACATGCACCGCGCCGTGAAGCAGCTCAGCGGGGCCACCCTGGAGGCACGCCCGGGCAGGCACGCCTCCATCGCGGCCGAGGCCTACGCGCCCATCACCTCGCCCCTGCGCCGCCTGAGCGACCTGGTGAACATGGCCCAGGTGCAGCATTTTCTGGAATCCGGCGACCCGCAGCACAGCCGCGAGGCCCTGGCGGAGCTGCTGCCCCGCATCGCGGCGCGCCTGGACGCCGTGGGCCAGGTGCAGCGCTTCCGCCCACGCTACTGGAAGCTCCTGTTCATGCAGCAGAACGCCCGCGAGCGTGAGTTCGAAGCCGTTGTGGTCGAGGAGTGCGGGCAGCTGACGGCCTTGAGCCTCACGGAGCTGCAGATGTACGTGCGGGTGGGCCGCGAGATGCTCGGCGGCCATGCCCAGCCCGGCCAGCGCTTCTGGGTCAAGCTCGGCAAGGTGGACCCGCTGACCAACGAATTCCGCGTGATGAGCGCGAGAGAGGAAGAAGAAAAGCCCGACGTTGGGGACTGGTTCCCCATGGACGGCAAGGAGTAG
- the plsY gene encoding glycerol-3-phosphate 1-O-acyltransferase PlsY gives MFAKIAWLALAYLAGSFPFGLFIAQAARGIDPRTAGSRNIGATNVSRLCGTKLGVLTLVLDALKGLLPVAVAWQMSCGGFYPGLVALAAVAGHMFPVFLHYKGGKGVATTIGAFLALSVPATLVSVGLCIAAIAISGFVSLGSLLLAVSLPFTVWWFGPGSVVPVTFAVSGLVVWKHRENIERLRQGTEKPWKKKKED, from the coding sequence ATGTTCGCCAAGATCGCCTGGCTGGCCCTGGCCTATCTGGCCGGCTCGTTCCCCTTCGGACTGTTCATAGCCCAGGCTGCCCGGGGCATCGACCCGCGCACCGCCGGCAGCCGCAACATCGGCGCCACCAACGTATCGCGCCTGTGCGGCACCAAGCTCGGCGTGCTGACCCTGGTGCTGGACGCCCTCAAGGGCCTGCTGCCCGTGGCCGTTGCCTGGCAGATGAGCTGCGGGGGCTTCTACCCTGGGCTGGTGGCCCTGGCGGCCGTGGCCGGGCACATGTTCCCGGTGTTCCTGCACTACAAGGGCGGCAAGGGCGTGGCCACCACCATCGGCGCGTTCCTGGCGCTTTCGGTTCCCGCCACGCTGGTCTCCGTGGGCTTGTGCATTGCCGCCATCGCGATCTCGGGCTTCGTCTCGCTGGGGTCGCTGCTGCTGGCGGTGAGCCTGCCCTTCACGGTCTGGTGGTTCGGGCCGGGCAGCGTGGTGCCCGTGACCTTCGCGGTCTCCGGACTGGTGGTCTGGAAACACCGGGAGAACATCGAGCGACTGCGCCAAGGCACTGAAAAACCTTGGAAAAAGAAAAAGGAAGACTGA
- a CDS encoding radical SAM protein has product MENLARTLTTAPCPGAPLAPEARLRAFTPFSLCDWPGRSVSVVYLGGCNLRCPTCHNQSLAFTPEKHPELDRKSVLRTLTQRSRWLDGVVVCGGEPTLDPGLPGLVGRLAGLGLPVKVDTNGMLPGVVEHILALHPGTLFAVDVKGPWERYPELTGGAASPEAARAALERIFALAEARPGSFLFRITLVPGLTPEDVRRVRDCLPPGHELTEQTYIPPKFEGKGA; this is encoded by the coding sequence ATGGAAAATCTCGCCCGCACCCTGACCACGGCCCCGTGCCCCGGAGCGCCCCTGGCGCCCGAGGCGCGTCTCAGGGCCTTCACGCCCTTCTCCCTGTGCGACTGGCCGGGGCGCAGCGTGAGCGTGGTCTACCTGGGCGGGTGCAACCTGCGCTGCCCCACCTGCCACAACCAGAGCCTGGCCTTCACCCCGGAGAAGCACCCCGAACTGGACCGCAAGAGCGTCCTACGCACATTGACACAGCGTTCGCGTTGGCTTGACGGCGTGGTGGTCTGCGGGGGCGAGCCCACGCTGGACCCAGGCCTGCCCGGCCTCGTGGGCAGGCTCGCCGGGCTGGGCCTGCCAGTCAAGGTTGACACCAACGGCATGCTGCCCGGGGTGGTGGAGCACATTTTGGCCCTGCACCCCGGCACGCTCTTCGCCGTGGACGTCAAGGGCCCCTGGGAGCGCTACCCGGAGCTGACCGGCGGCGCGGCAAGCCCGGAGGCGGCGCGCGCCGCCCTGGAACGGATTTTCGCCCTGGCCGAGGCCCGGCCCGGCTCGTTTCTTTTCAGAATTACGCTCGTTCCGGGGCTTACCCCGGAGGATGTCCGGCGGGTGCGCGATTGCCTGCCCCCCGGCCACGAGCTTACGGAACAAACATACATCCCCCCGAAGTTCGAGGGGAAGGGAGCCTGA